Proteins found in one Ctenopharyngodon idella isolate HZGC_01 chromosome 16, HZGC01, whole genome shotgun sequence genomic segment:
- the klf10 gene encoding Kruppel-like factor 10 isoform X2 yields MSSLSEIRVTCTDTRYSEAVEALISMNIDWEARNVQKREFRPLTPSSDACEDSVFSVTADFHQSSFVNETEAVSCITPPYSPDCDQHQGSGVTRSQAISVIRHTSDALSQSASDSAINLQPLRSDPPSAPAAMVSDSSSGSMPSVFQTLPLTQSFAGSTNVCQASVVFVAGVMAKGSVVVILPPKQTPSCGLKFTAIAPAPVHNSSTNRPVSEAAPSRTRNHVCTHPHCGKTYFKSSHLKAHLRTHTGEKPFRCCWDGCLKRFARSDELSRHRRTHTGEKRFACPVCHSRFVRSDHLAKHARRHLTAKRTPVWQEEVCHLNNITTFSRNLQPLAPKTES; encoded by the exons ATGTCATCTCTATCTGAAATT CGTGTGACATGTACAGACACGAGATATTCAGAAGCTGTGGAGGCCCTGATATCCATGAACATTGACTGGGAGGCCAGAAATGTCCAGAAGAGGGAATTTCGCCCCTTGACACCTTCCTCTGATGCCTGTGAGGATTCAGTGTTTTCAGTCACTGCTGATTTCCACCAGTCGTCCTTTGTGAATGAGACAGAG gcaGTGTCGTGCATAACTCCACCGTACAGTCCCGACTGTGACCAACACCAGGGGTCAGGGGTCACCAGATCTCAAGCCATCAGTGTGATCCGCCACACATCAGATGCACTGAGTCAGAGCGCCAGTGACTCAGCAATAAACCTTCAGCCTCTCAGATCTGATCCCCCATCAGCCCCTGCTGCAATGGTGTCCGATTCTTCTTCTGGAAGCATGCCATCAGTTTTCCAGACGCTTCCACTCACTCAATCCTTTGCTGGTTCGACAAACGTTTGTCAAGCGTCTGTTGTTTTTGTGGCCGGTGTGATGGCCAAAGGTTCAGTCGTGGTAATTCTGCCCCCTAAACAAACACCTTCATGTGGTTTGAAGTTTACGGCCATCGCTCCTGCTCCCGTCCACAACTCATCCACAAACAGACCTGTGTCTGAAGCCGCTCCATCGCGGACTCGCAACCATGTCTGCACTCACCCGCACTGTGGGAAAACATACTTCAAAAGCTCCCACCTGAAAGCACACCTGAGGACACACACAG GTGAGAAGCCGTTCAGGTGCTGCTGGGACGGCTGCTTAAAGCGCTTTGCCAGATCTGATGAACTGTCACGTCATCGCCGCACACACACGGGAGAGAAGCGTTTTGCTTGCCCCGTTTGCCACAGTCGATTTGTGCGTAGCGACCACTTGGCAAAACACGCACGCCGCCATCTAACAGCCAAGAGAACACCAGTGTGGCAGGAGGAGGTTTGCCATCTGAACAACATCACCACTTTCAGTCGCAACCTGCAGCCTTTGGCTCCCAAGACTGAGAGCTGA
- the klf10 gene encoding Kruppel-like factor 10 isoform X1, with the protein MSSLSEIQRVTCTDTRYSEAVEALISMNIDWEARNVQKREFRPLTPSSDACEDSVFSVTADFHQSSFVNETEAVSCITPPYSPDCDQHQGSGVTRSQAISVIRHTSDALSQSASDSAINLQPLRSDPPSAPAAMVSDSSSGSMPSVFQTLPLTQSFAGSTNVCQASVVFVAGVMAKGSVVVILPPKQTPSCGLKFTAIAPAPVHNSSTNRPVSEAAPSRTRNHVCTHPHCGKTYFKSSHLKAHLRTHTGEKPFRCCWDGCLKRFARSDELSRHRRTHTGEKRFACPVCHSRFVRSDHLAKHARRHLTAKRTPVWQEEVCHLNNITTFSRNLQPLAPKTES; encoded by the exons ATGTCATCTCTATCTGAAATT CAGCGTGTGACATGTACAGACACGAGATATTCAGAAGCTGTGGAGGCCCTGATATCCATGAACATTGACTGGGAGGCCAGAAATGTCCAGAAGAGGGAATTTCGCCCCTTGACACCTTCCTCTGATGCCTGTGAGGATTCAGTGTTTTCAGTCACTGCTGATTTCCACCAGTCGTCCTTTGTGAATGAGACAGAG gcaGTGTCGTGCATAACTCCACCGTACAGTCCCGACTGTGACCAACACCAGGGGTCAGGGGTCACCAGATCTCAAGCCATCAGTGTGATCCGCCACACATCAGATGCACTGAGTCAGAGCGCCAGTGACTCAGCAATAAACCTTCAGCCTCTCAGATCTGATCCCCCATCAGCCCCTGCTGCAATGGTGTCCGATTCTTCTTCTGGAAGCATGCCATCAGTTTTCCAGACGCTTCCACTCACTCAATCCTTTGCTGGTTCGACAAACGTTTGTCAAGCGTCTGTTGTTTTTGTGGCCGGTGTGATGGCCAAAGGTTCAGTCGTGGTAATTCTGCCCCCTAAACAAACACCTTCATGTGGTTTGAAGTTTACGGCCATCGCTCCTGCTCCCGTCCACAACTCATCCACAAACAGACCTGTGTCTGAAGCCGCTCCATCGCGGACTCGCAACCATGTCTGCACTCACCCGCACTGTGGGAAAACATACTTCAAAAGCTCCCACCTGAAAGCACACCTGAGGACACACACAG GTGAGAAGCCGTTCAGGTGCTGCTGGGACGGCTGCTTAAAGCGCTTTGCCAGATCTGATGAACTGTCACGTCATCGCCGCACACACACGGGAGAGAAGCGTTTTGCTTGCCCCGTTTGCCACAGTCGATTTGTGCGTAGCGACCACTTGGCAAAACACGCACGCCGCCATCTAACAGCCAAGAGAACACCAGTGTGGCAGGAGGAGGTTTGCCATCTGAACAACATCACCACTTTCAGTCGCAACCTGCAGCCTTTGGCTCCCAAGACTGAGAGCTGA